In a genomic window of Polypterus senegalus isolate Bchr_013 chromosome 13, ASM1683550v1, whole genome shotgun sequence:
- the LOC120543216 gene encoding serine protease inhibitor Kazal-type 4-like: MSAMRLLLLCVTFICLSDMRSEAQFPPQPNCYKLMVVDCSTMNDVVCATNGVTYPSSCSFCYVKIRTVKDIFVAKKGAC, translated from the exons ATGTCTGCCATGCGCCTCCTGCTGCTGTGCGTCACCTTCATTTGCCTCTCAG ACATGAGAAGTGAGGCACAGTTCCCTCCACAG CCCAACTGTTACAAGCTGATGGTGGTTGACTGCTCAACGATGAATGATGTTGTGTGTGCCACCAATGGCGTGACCTACCCCAGCAGCTGCTCATTCTGTTATGTGAAGAT ACGTACAGTAAAAGACATATTTGTTGCAAAAAAAGGAGCCTGTTGA